Below is a genomic region from Scomber scombrus chromosome 3, fScoSco1.1, whole genome shotgun sequence.
ACAACCACATCTAGTCAAACTCCTGTTTTGTAGGAGTTGTGTTTAAAGAAATAATGCTAATTTGGCAAATAATAGTCTCTAagtgttttaattaaactgCTGAATGCGGTTTTTGCTAGTAAGCTGTCAGGAAGTGCTGCCTGACAAGCTGCACCCAGGGCACTGTTGTTATGGATTAACGGGCTGGGTTACCAAGGAGACGTGAGCTGTGGTGCTAGTCGCTGCTAGCCGCTAAACTCggggaaagagaaaagaggactCTCGGTGccacatgttgttttttaagaggGTCTTTGCGACATGGCAGAGGTGCACATTGTAGGTCAGATAGTCGGGGCCAGTGGTTTCCCGCAAAATAGCCTATTTTGCAAATGGGGAGTTCATACGGGAGGAGCATGGCGTCTCCTCTCTGGGTTGAAGGAGGGTCAGACCCAGGTTGATAACCCCCAAACAGGAGACATGGCGTACTGGAGTCACCCGATTGATCTGCACTACGCAACCAAGGGGCTCCAAGGCTGGCCAAAGCTTCACCTCCAAGTGTGGCAGCAGGACTCTTACGGGCGCTGCCAGCTGTACGGGTACGGGTACTGCCACGTCCCGTCGAGTCCTGGACATCACCGCATTAGCTGCGGAACGTGGAGGCCGCTCGGCTCCTGGCAAGAGCAGCTGGCTCAAATCTTTGTCGGCGGAGGACCCCAGCTCCGGAACCCGGAGCTCGTTTACAGCGGAGCGGACAGATACAGACTCAACACCGAAGCTATGGGCACAGTGGAGCTGGAGCTGGGCATTATCATGAGACACTTTGACAAATATGGCGTCGAGAGTTAATACCAACACAATGAAATTAGAAGGACATTGCAGaatatgattttattatatattgtgCAGGCTGAGGGCTAACTAAGTAAagtttgtacttttttttttctaaaaatgtgtttgggtttttacattttcggtgtatgtaaataaattatgaatgaAGTTGGCTCCTTGTTCGTATGTCCTTTCACTGAGTATAAACATAACAGGAGCCATGATTTATTAGTTCACAAATAACCACATTATTCAACATACCTGACCCTAAAACTGATCTTCACCCCACATAATTAtctaaaaaatgataaaaatgtagttaaaatgtaatataaacagTGAAGTGTTTCCCACAGGATTTAGTGAGACTATGGTGGGTTGACCTCGGGACCCCCCCAAGAGGGTTTAGCAGGTCTCCAGTGTTCAGTGTCCATTTCACATAAACACCCACCTTTCAAACAAACCCAATAACAAACTTGTGAGCACGACGAGTTTCAACATTGCTGAAGAAGCGGCACAAATCATAACGTTGGAGATCTTTTATGTTATGAGAAGTGTAAACATATCAGTTCATGATCAAACTATGGTGGGCTGCCAAAGTCTAGGTCATTAAAGGGAAACACTGCATTGCCTCGAACAAATGTATGCAGACCATACCTTACAAAACATTACACTACTCAGAagtaatatttctgttttaattgcatttttattttagattatgTTTTGTATATAGAGGAAAAACAACCTTGAGTGAAATACAAAACCCAAAATGGGTGCAAAGAAGTTGCAAGTTATTGAGTAGTTTTACAACTCTAAATTTTAATTGTAGTGTGTACTGTGTACTGTTGTGCTCCTCCTCACAGAAATATGGGCAACACAGAAGTCCTCAAGATGGTTTTGAGGGTCCTACTCGGTTGTGTTGGTGGCCAGCTATAACAAAAATGCCAACCAGACATGAATCAGAGTTGTAGTAACTACACTGCACAGTAGTTgtttcatgaataaataattaaagcttAAGTATTAAACAACTTCTGCTAAGCTTATGAGCTACAGCTTAATTCAGTTCTCCCTGGGCCTTGTAATTGACTTCTCCCTGTAGTTTGGTACACAATCTTCTGCCTTTCACATTGTAACAAGCTggatatttttgtatttgcacATAATGTTTTTGATGTCTCAACCAAAACAGTTTCACATCTATCCAAAAACTGGAAAAGCTGAACCCTAGTACCCACCACATAAACACCTCCTCCCACCTTACTACACTATTCAGCACTATGAATGTGATTTTATGCCCTTCAATTCATCCTACATACGTCACTAAAACTCACCGAAATTCATGTTATTTGTGTTTGCCTATGAAAGGAGCAGTATTTCTATCACTTTGTAGGACATATGATACCAAATTTGTAACTACCAACAATAAATGGGTTCTAAGCAGCATACACGTAATTATATCATATACATTTGTAAGACAAGTGGAAAAAAATTATCCCATACATCATTGCAGTTACTTGAACTATTTTTTATATAGGTATAGCCTATTTGATTTATGACTACACCGGAACTGCTTTAGCTTCAGCTTGGACTCACTTTTTGGTGTAGGCCTTGCTGTGATTCATTTGGACAGTGTATTGCACCTGTACAGATTTTCAATGTTCTGTGTAACTTAAGATATTTCCTGaaacaaaatgacataaatacTTTCTCAATTCATCTTTTAGttgattaaatgttgtttttttataaggTAAAAAGTGAAAGTCATTCACCTATCTCAGAGGCCACAAtataatattgttttcatttttcttttttgtatgaCAAAGAGTCTAAAAGTGTTAAGATATCAGATTTACTGCCAGTATGACAAAGAAGGGAAGActgcaaatcatcacatttaggAAGCTAGAACCATCAAATAGTTTGGATtttttgattgaaaaatgaaacaattgaTCCATTATCGAAACAGTTGCCAATACATTTCCTGCTgtcaactaatcgattaatgaGTTCATTGTTCCAGCTCTTATTGTCCCAATCtggctcattcattcattcatgataTACTTCCACCATAGACACATCAATCACAGTCCCCCTCCAACTCAAAACAGTGATGAAATAActtaaaagtgacatttatcTTAGAATATGTTCAACAAGGATAACAACACCCCCCTTTAGTCCCATTTATGACTTACTCCTGCCACCTAAGGGGGTACACATCTACTGTGTGTTTCTACTTTTACTGGTCAGTTAGCGAGAGTTGAAGCTACACATCAGAAACCAACTTCACCTCGGAGGCTCGACTAAATAACTACACTCACTCACCATTGCAGAAGTCATCTTCTCTGACATTGGAGACCCGCCGACACCCACTCGTTGCTGTTCTTACCAATATATGATTTCTACCCTACTTCTTTATCACAGTTAGTGTGCCACTAGCTCACCGGTGGGCTAATGTTAGCTCTGAGACAGCTAGTCGCTAGTTGCTGACAACAACAAAGTTCAGTTTACGCGCCGCGATTGGGCGCTGAGACAGAGTCAGAGTCCTTAAAGGGACAGTGTCACGTTTCTGTAGctaaagataatttaaaaaagtgttcaTGCGTTGTGGAATACACTGCTAGACAGTTGGGaaataataagtaaattaattaagtattaattgattcattcatGAAAGTGAACATATATCAGGCTATTTCAAAGTGTAGTGACCTGCCATGACCACCAGATGTGAGCAGTGTGTGTATCTTGTATCTAacacagtggttctcaaagtggaaAAGGGAAATcatactttggaaatgtaaaaggTTATAGAGTgttagttaccctatttaaaatgtaataagtaatacaagtatttcaattacttaattaaggtaatgtaacttattacatttgattactttttaattaattttcacattttctgagGAATATTTTCAACTGTtggggtaagtgtacccattaagggccaccaaaatctaaattcaggtgtttttcatggatattgacatgatttataagtgagataatttcttataaagcaattTTTatctcacatttgaaaaaatatgtattagtTCAtatagattttggaatataaaataaagatattttgtgaaaaaagtcaaacatctggcatgggcttaactGGTACTATGACACAATTGAAGATCATGCGTGCTCCAAATAAGgtccacgtcatgatttatttacaatatgaacaaaaatattgatttcaaagaattaaaaacagcaatatatgtattcagtaacatgttaaatatttttaaaatggtagaaaaaaaacccctcctgagcaaaatcttatgACTTCCGATGTAACCCCTTTGTAATCAATTACACCTTTTTTTCAGTATCTTTAACAGATAacagcacatttttttgtaattaaaattacataacactgttacatgtaactagttactcctgAACACTATAAAGTGTACATGTGTGGTGGAATACACTGCTAGCTAGACAGTTggaaaataataagtaaattaatcatattatattaattaatgcATATATGAAAGTGAAGATATATCAGGCTATTTCAAATTGTAGTGACCTACTGTAACCGCCAGATGTCAGCAGTGTATGTATCTTCTCAACGGCTCTGTATCTTGTAGCTAACACAGCTGTTCTCAAAGTGGAAAAGGGAAATAATTTAGTCTCACTATTATTCCATCCACAAGTTAcacaatgaatgaatatttgactattttggtcatgggttttggtttcatacactttctgaaATAAAACgtttaaaaccacaaacaacCTCTTAACAAATGGGGGTATAATTTGTGTCATTTAGTggtccttgatgtgaaaaagttgaTGTAAACTTGTCTTGTGTAGCCCCTATACAAATACACAGCATGTTCTTCACTTTAGTAAACATATACAGTAGGTTAATTTACTGAAAATAATGAGGTCAGTAAGCTCATTTGACCAATTCTGTTATGTTGTTTGCCTGCACTGCATTCAAATGGCTGCAATGATTTACAAtgtagaaagtgttttttttgtttttttttaattgcattgaAAAATACTGATTCAGGGATTCATGTGTGGTATTTCAAGGGTAATTTACTAAAGAACCAATTCTGTTGACAATAGTCAGTGTCAGCACAAACCCTGTCTTGGATGGTTGATGTGTCACACAGTTAGTTTGTTTAGTGTGACTGTctgtaattatgtttttttcacatgtcAGCACTGCTTACACATTATGAATTCATGTGTCTGTTTTGGGATGTTTAGTGTGAATCTAATGTTGAGTTAAATAAGCTCTGTATTTGCTTAGAGGGTCCAGGTAAGGCATTTGGCAATGTTATACAAAGTGATTTACATAACCTGCTTGTTCAGATGTGAGTTAAAATTAGGCTTTTTGTTCAGCTTTAGTGTCATCTGTCTTTTAAAGGTCTTTACTTCCTTTAACTTTTTCCACAAACGTTTTTCCTGTTTGACCCTGAAGGTTTTGATTCTTATTTAACCCAAAAGGAATGTTGACAATCAACATACTCCACATAACAGTTAGGTTTGGCCTTCctgtaagaaataaaatgagaacCAAATTTTCCCTTGTGTTACATGAAGTGAACCTCACAGGAGATCCACAGgtttatatattcttttttttaaatagtcacaataatacacacagtGCAAACTTTATGTGCACATGCAATGCAACTCagcaagctgttttttttctctctctaaagAATACCATTTGATTACAACAGTTCCTACTTCTTGTAAAATCCCTCATTGTTTGCAGGTGCTGagtgagaggagaaagagaaacagatgaATGAACTGGAATCATTTTAACTACAACTGATTATTCATATTATGAATTAACCACAGGGCTGTGATTTACTGACACACATCCACGTGTTTACACACTCTATGCCAGGAAGGTTCAGCATCACTTCAAGGTTACAAGGCTTTAAACTAAGaattgagagtgtgtgtgtgtgtgtgtgtgtgtgtgtgtgtgtgtgtgtgtgtgtgtgtgtgtgtg
It encodes:
- the b9d2 gene encoding B9 domain-containing protein 2; the protein is MAEVHIVGQIVGASGFPQNSLFCKWGVHTGGAWRLLSGLKEGQTQVDNPQTGDMAYWSHPIDLHYATKGLQGWPKLHLQVWQQDSYGRCQLYGYGYCHVPSSPGHHRISCGTWRPLGSWQEQLAQIFVGGGPQLRNPELVYSGADRYRLNTEAMGTVELELGIIMRHFDKYGVES